A DNA window from Luteolibacter luteus contains the following coding sequences:
- a CDS encoding sensor histidine kinase, translated as MNDPFDHWMPFRRRDENWSGSQVSDRIRRDVIQPLESLVARVSHPRFDIPEPSRNSLETVLAVVSETFAATDHAGAVETLDQAWHGWEVKLQAFARDGGEVAMKRIGKVADIGQEAARQLYLAVREAIGNAMRHAAASRIEVVMVPLQQGCAVTVADNGRGISPTKSGGIGMSTMRRRMGRCGGEVIVHPIEGTVIEFRLPCPRRSLWEWLLQSRRLERAVDPAHAGEMKTRWQERVDRFGSLESVFAEWPLAASWIESRLPAERRAPDDLQRMVFWLTQELMHIGVPYEIEAEEDADRVRCRISWQGEVDPLHWLELGLVISLSRPVTLRLTGSSGLELLVARRADQLSATGVAGSFASLVHNTWSGGLPAARDDLSSYLHDVLAQELVAESMRWEIAREEYPPGDMRSRFDQCQHELRRIAVLARGLSHEISDH; from the coding sequence ATGAATGATCCTTTCGATCATTGGATGCCTTTTCGTCGCCGCGACGAGAACTGGAGCGGCTCGCAAGTGAGCGACCGCATCCGCCGCGATGTCATCCAGCCACTCGAGTCGCTGGTGGCTCGCGTTTCACATCCCCGCTTCGATATCCCCGAGCCATCGCGGAATTCCCTCGAAACGGTGCTCGCGGTGGTGAGCGAGACCTTCGCGGCCACCGATCACGCCGGGGCGGTGGAGACGCTCGATCAAGCATGGCATGGCTGGGAAGTGAAGCTGCAAGCCTTCGCCCGCGATGGCGGGGAGGTGGCCATGAAGCGCATCGGCAAGGTCGCCGACATCGGCCAGGAGGCGGCGCGCCAACTTTACCTGGCAGTCCGCGAGGCCATCGGCAATGCGATGCGCCATGCCGCAGCCTCCCGGATCGAGGTGGTGATGGTACCACTGCAGCAAGGCTGTGCGGTGACCGTGGCGGACAATGGCCGCGGCATCTCGCCTACGAAGTCAGGCGGGATCGGCATGTCCACCATGCGCCGCCGGATGGGCCGCTGTGGGGGCGAGGTGATCGTGCATCCGATCGAGGGCACCGTGATCGAATTCCGCCTGCCATGCCCGCGCCGCTCCTTGTGGGAGTGGCTACTGCAAAGCAGAAGGCTCGAGCGCGCCGTAGATCCGGCGCATGCGGGCGAGATGAAGACACGCTGGCAGGAACGCGTGGATCGCTTCGGCAGCCTTGAGTCGGTCTTCGCCGAGTGGCCGCTGGCGGCTTCCTGGATCGAGTCCCGCCTGCCCGCCGAGCGCCGCGCGCCGGATGACCTGCAGCGGATGGTCTTCTGGCTCACGCAGGAGTTGATGCACATCGGCGTGCCCTATGAGATCGAGGCAGAGGAAGATGCGGACCGCGTGCGCTGCCGCATTTCATGGCAGGGCGAAGTGGATCCCCTGCATTGGCTGGAGCTCGGCCTGGTGATTTCGCTTTCCCGGCCTGTAACCTTGCGGCTGACGGGCTCGTCGGGCTTGGAGTTGCTGGTGGCACGCAGGGCCGATCAACTTTCCGCAACGGGCGTGGCGGGATCTTTCGCCTCACTGGTGCACAATACCTGGTCCGGCGGCCTTCCCGCTGCACGGGACGATCTTTCCTCCTACCTGCACGATGTCTTGGCACAGGAACTCGTGGCGGAATCGATGCGCTGGGAGATCGCTCGCGAGGAGTACCCTCCCGGGGACATGAGATCGCGCTTCGATCAATGCCAGCACGAGCTCAGGCGCATCGCGGTTCTGGCGCGAGGCCTGTCTCATGAAATATCGGACCATTGA
- a CDS encoding OmpP1/FadL family transporter — MSKTPYLALLLAISASPSHGLGIEFTYHDPEVLARGNAGVASNTNASAVYYNPALLGAGQGSDLLVTGYVLDYKVEHTGPGGHTDLKDGPAVAASAFASTPLWDGASLGLGFYSPFGQKNEWPENSPLRAFATDTELLFMAGTAALGFEVTPSFRFGISLSATTSSADINRGIVVPGDTFSIEGEGDGWGAGAGFAWEPIEGHTLGGTVRYWSPVTYKGHSTTVLLFPTSDTAVAPAEAELEFPVEATLGYAFKPNDKWLFEFDVTYTEWSSFDEFAVQSPGGTLVEPLLWEDSFTIGTGVTRKWDSGWWLGAGYWFAEKTTPDVTFNPRLPDVDLHVGSIGTGYRTECWAAEFTYQYGYGKPRQISGGAPLPPTGVTANGKLNYRAHGFSAGVRWFW; from the coding sequence GTGAGTAAAACTCCGTATCTTGCCCTCCTCCTCGCGATATCTGCCAGCCCTAGCCACGGCTTGGGCATCGAGTTCACGTATCACGATCCGGAAGTCTTGGCGAGAGGCAACGCAGGAGTGGCCTCCAATACCAATGCCTCTGCGGTTTACTACAATCCGGCACTGTTGGGAGCCGGGCAAGGCTCCGACCTGCTGGTCACCGGATACGTGCTGGACTACAAGGTGGAGCATACCGGGCCCGGCGGCCACACGGACCTCAAGGATGGCCCGGCGGTGGCAGCAAGCGCCTTCGCCTCCACGCCGCTGTGGGACGGGGCATCCCTCGGCCTGGGCTTTTACTCACCCTTCGGCCAGAAGAACGAGTGGCCGGAGAATTCGCCGCTGCGCGCCTTCGCGACCGATACCGAGCTGCTTTTCATGGCGGGCACGGCGGCCCTCGGCTTCGAAGTCACCCCGAGCTTCCGCTTCGGGATCTCACTGAGCGCCACCACCAGCAGCGCGGACATCAACCGCGGCATCGTGGTGCCGGGAGACACCTTCTCGATCGAAGGCGAAGGCGATGGCTGGGGTGCCGGCGCGGGCTTCGCTTGGGAACCGATCGAAGGACACACGCTGGGCGGCACGGTCCGCTACTGGTCGCCGGTCACCTATAAGGGCCATAGCACCACGGTGCTCCTCTTCCCCACCTCCGACACGGCGGTGGCGCCGGCGGAAGCCGAGCTGGAATTCCCGGTCGAGGCCACGCTTGGCTACGCCTTCAAGCCGAATGACAAGTGGCTCTTCGAATTCGATGTGACCTATACCGAGTGGTCCTCCTTCGATGAATTCGCGGTGCAGAGCCCGGGCGGAACGCTGGTCGAGCCGCTGCTGTGGGAAGACAGCTTCACCATCGGCACCGGTGTCACCCGCAAGTGGGACTCCGGCTGGTGGCTCGGCGCGGGCTACTGGTTCGCCGAGAAGACAACTCCCGATGTGACTTTCAATCCCCGGCTGCCCGACGTGGACCTTCACGTGGGAAGCATCGGCACCGGCTATCGCACGGAATGCTGGGCTGCCGAATTCACCTATCAATACGGCTACGGCAAACCGCGGCAAATCAGCGGCGGAGCTCCCCTTCCTCCCACGGGGGTCACGGCCAATGGCAAGCTGAACTACCGTGCCCACGGCTTCTCGGCCGGGGTGCGCTGGTTCTGGTAA
- a CDS encoding arylsulfatase encodes MRLPLLALLAGMLPCHSQDIIFSDTFDRPDNRNIDAVLTGITNNTGTALPEDGVYSQPWLDPASRPPTYGAPDADPANGGGSQILSNVFRVKVGTGTANAFVNHNFTNAPILNAGGFSVSMDVTGYNQATAGQGGAFGIGMTAAEAASMGDAMGNGTAQPHLSNAFGTSTNAVADFWYAIRGNNTVTWGSGDTVLGTATVAAKTGKLTANFSVQDFNAGSVVGFQVLYGTTVVGSGTFTWTDTNANYIAMDGRDNTFVSIDNFSVSTFTPVPSVTFSADPKFVPANNTALPVNLSWTTTGMPAGATFQITADKSVSFPNGGNSGAAANGTGTITTTVDGSLGDTTFTYAVSNSSAQIIASGTATIKQVAANRPNVIVILADDMGWSDLGCYGSEIPTPNLDALAANGARFRQFYNSARCSPTRVSLLTGLYPQQGAVNPAAALPDLRNDNNVTFAELLGSYGYRTYMAGKWHLGNGALLAENRGFQHVWRMGNGQANNTDQWNQSAYTLVSRNNEIPFRDYAGTGGTFYQTDAIGDYAVDYINHNLNKADGAPFAMYLAFGAPHFPIQAPAALADTFTSTYAQGWDVIRQARYNRQLANGVIDSRYPFPGLGGTGPHQAEPIVPLPAWNTLPADRQADLTRRMSLYAAMIKKLDDNVGKVVTRLQQTGQLDNTLIFFMSDNGGNHEGGIFGNTTGAPLTGAALANMGQAGQGDMIHYGGGLAHVSNTPLKLFKHFTHEGGIRAPFIVHWPAGFSGKNFWVETPGHLVDVVATINAVTGTPQPSSFNGHPVLPLEGINLKPLLDQQAVAERPIFVEHEANRMIRKGKWKLVTENFRAFDGEFPAHQKLLYDMDADPGESNDLAAQNPAKVVELVDEWNAWSTRVGLPPERLITPPPSNLTPAPTTADLFLDTFNRAAAVDIDASNSGMSGSRVPPLGSGTTWFEGWEGSGTTDSIQITDNILQMATGAGMSESGVNHNFTGQDIVDAGGFSVSLRVLSLNSDATDTANRYAGFGVGLNAAQAAAGNDIGTANPPPIRGNGTVIGTADCFLELDLNGNVKMWADGAVVATVPVGKTKGTLTASFACSSFAAGAPVTVSAYFDGEQLDLDPSSAAATRNFAWDEANANYLALSARATGFAQMDNFAVRKLPLAASLGLEYLLNSGLDGGESSLLADPDGDGMDNFGEWAFGTHPDRSDAFVAATSLVLMQPSVGTFRFAHRRLSSFAAAGLNYRYMVSTNLSTWHEAAATEESTSALAGSPGYESATLTLSPGELAGQDRLFLKIEALP; translated from the coding sequence ATGCGCCTACCTTTGCTTGCGCTCCTGGCCGGCATGCTTCCCTGCCACTCCCAGGACATCATTTTCAGCGACACCTTCGATCGCCCCGACAACCGGAACATCGATGCCGTCTTGACCGGCATCACTAACAACACCGGCACTGCCCTGCCCGAGGACGGCGTCTACAGCCAGCCATGGCTGGACCCGGCCAGCCGTCCCCCCACCTATGGAGCACCGGATGCGGATCCGGCCAATGGCGGCGGTAGCCAGATCCTCTCGAACGTCTTCCGGGTGAAAGTGGGCACGGGCACCGCAAATGCCTTCGTGAACCACAACTTCACCAATGCCCCGATCCTCAACGCGGGAGGCTTCTCGGTGAGCATGGATGTCACCGGCTACAATCAGGCGACCGCCGGCCAAGGCGGCGCTTTTGGCATCGGGATGACGGCGGCAGAGGCCGCGTCGATGGGAGACGCGATGGGAAATGGCACAGCCCAGCCGCATCTCAGCAATGCTTTCGGCACCAGCACCAATGCCGTGGCGGACTTCTGGTATGCAATCCGTGGCAACAACACGGTGACATGGGGTAGCGGCGACACGGTGCTCGGCACGGCCACGGTGGCGGCGAAGACAGGCAAGCTCACCGCGAACTTCTCCGTGCAGGATTTCAATGCCGGCAGCGTCGTCGGCTTCCAAGTCCTCTACGGCACCACGGTAGTCGGATCCGGCACCTTCACCTGGACCGATACCAATGCGAACTACATCGCGATGGACGGCCGGGACAACACCTTCGTCAGCATCGACAACTTCTCGGTGTCCACCTTCACGCCGGTGCCTTCGGTGACTTTCTCGGCGGACCCGAAATTCGTGCCGGCGAACAACACCGCGCTCCCCGTCAACCTGAGCTGGACCACCACCGGCATGCCTGCGGGCGCGACCTTCCAAATCACGGCGGACAAGTCAGTCAGCTTTCCGAACGGCGGCAACAGCGGGGCCGCGGCGAATGGCACCGGCACGATCACCACCACCGTCGATGGTAGCTTGGGAGACACCACCTTCACCTACGCGGTGTCGAATAGCAGTGCCCAGATCATCGCGAGCGGCACTGCAACCATCAAGCAAGTGGCAGCGAACCGCCCCAATGTCATCGTGATCCTCGCGGACGACATGGGCTGGTCCGACCTCGGCTGCTACGGCAGCGAGATTCCCACGCCGAACCTCGATGCATTAGCCGCAAATGGCGCACGCTTCCGCCAGTTCTACAACAGCGCCCGCTGCAGCCCGACCCGCGTGTCCCTGCTGACCGGCCTCTATCCGCAGCAAGGCGCGGTGAATCCCGCCGCCGCCCTGCCGGACCTGCGGAACGACAACAACGTGACCTTCGCTGAACTTCTCGGTTCCTATGGTTATCGTACTTACATGGCGGGCAAATGGCACCTCGGAAACGGCGCGCTGCTCGCGGAGAACCGCGGCTTCCAGCACGTGTGGCGGATGGGCAACGGCCAGGCCAACAACACCGACCAATGGAACCAATCGGCCTACACGCTCGTCTCCCGGAACAATGAGATTCCCTTCCGCGACTATGCCGGCACGGGTGGGACCTTCTACCAGACGGATGCCATCGGCGACTACGCGGTCGACTACATCAATCACAACCTGAACAAGGCGGATGGCGCGCCCTTCGCGATGTATCTCGCTTTCGGTGCACCGCATTTCCCGATCCAGGCCCCGGCAGCGCTGGCTGACACCTTCACCTCGACCTATGCCCAAGGCTGGGACGTGATCCGCCAGGCACGCTACAACCGCCAGCTGGCGAATGGCGTGATCGATAGCCGCTATCCCTTCCCGGGACTTGGCGGCACCGGCCCCCACCAGGCAGAGCCGATCGTGCCCCTTCCAGCATGGAACACGCTGCCTGCCGATCGCCAGGCGGACCTCACGCGCCGCATGTCACTCTATGCCGCGATGATCAAGAAGCTGGACGATAACGTCGGCAAGGTGGTCACGCGCCTCCAGCAGACGGGCCAGCTGGACAATACGCTGATCTTCTTCATGTCCGACAATGGTGGCAACCATGAGGGCGGGATCTTCGGCAATACCACGGGTGCCCCGCTGACCGGCGCCGCGCTGGCAAACATGGGCCAAGCGGGTCAAGGCGACATGATCCACTACGGCGGCGGACTCGCCCATGTCAGCAACACCCCGCTGAAGCTCTTCAAGCACTTCACGCATGAAGGCGGCATCCGCGCGCCCTTCATCGTCCACTGGCCCGCAGGTTTCAGCGGGAAGAACTTCTGGGTGGAAACGCCGGGTCATCTGGTCGATGTGGTGGCCACCATCAACGCCGTCACCGGCACGCCACAGCCAAGCAGCTTCAATGGTCATCCGGTGCTGCCGCTGGAAGGCATCAACCTGAAGCCCCTGCTGGACCAACAGGCGGTGGCCGAACGCCCGATCTTCGTGGAACACGAAGCAAACCGCATGATCCGCAAGGGCAAGTGGAAGCTGGTGACCGAGAACTTCAGGGCCTTCGATGGGGAATTCCCCGCCCATCAAAAGCTGCTCTACGACATGGATGCGGACCCGGGCGAAAGCAATGACCTGGCCGCGCAGAACCCGGCAAAGGTCGTGGAGCTCGTGGACGAATGGAATGCCTGGAGCACCCGCGTCGGCCTTCCTCCCGAGAGGCTCATCACTCCGCCTCCCTCAAACCTCACGCCGGCTCCAACCACCGCGGACTTGTTTCTTGATACCTTCAACCGCGCGGCAGCAGTGGACATCGATGCCTCGAATAGCGGCATGAGCGGCAGCCGCGTGCCTCCGCTCGGCAGCGGCACCACCTGGTTCGAAGGCTGGGAAGGCAGCGGCACGACGGACTCGATCCAGATCACCGACAATATCCTGCAAATGGCGACCGGTGCAGGCATGAGCGAAAGCGGCGTGAACCACAACTTCACTGGCCAGGACATCGTGGATGCCGGCGGTTTCTCGGTGTCGCTGCGCGTTCTCTCGCTCAACAGCGATGCCACCGACACCGCAAACCGCTACGCGGGCTTCGGCGTCGGCCTGAACGCGGCCCAAGCTGCAGCGGGAAATGACATCGGCACCGCCAATCCGCCGCCGATCCGTGGCAATGGCACGGTGATCGGCACCGCGGATTGCTTCCTGGAGCTGGATCTCAATGGCAACGTGAAGATGTGGGCCGATGGCGCGGTGGTGGCCACGGTGCCGGTGGGCAAGACCAAGGGCACGCTGACCGCATCCTTCGCCTGCAGCAGCTTCGCGGCTGGAGCTCCGGTGACGGTCTCCGCCTATTTCGATGGGGAGCAGCTCGATCTGGATCCAAGTTCTGCCGCGGCGACGCGGAACTTCGCCTGGGATGAGGCGAATGCGAACTATCTGGCGCTGAGCGCCCGGGCGACGGGCTTCGCACAGATGGATAACTTCGCGGTGCGCAAGCTACCCTTGGCCGCTTCGCTCGGCCTGGAGTATCTGCTGAACTCCGGCCTCGATGGAGGGGAGAGCTCCCTGCTCGCCGATCCGGATGGCGATGGAATGGACAACTTCGGCGAGTGGGCCTTCGGTACGCACCCGGACCGGTCGGACGCCTTCGTGGCGGCGACCTCCTTGGTGCTGATGCAGCCCTCCGTTGGCACCTTCCGCTTCGCGCACCGCCGGCTCAGCAGCTTCGCTGCGGCCGGCTTGAACTACCGCTACATGGTCAGCACGAACTTGAGCACTTGGCATGAGGCGGCAGCCACCGAGGAGTCCACCTCGGCACTGGCGGGCAGCCCGGGTTACGAAAGCGCCACGCTCACGCTCTCTCCGGGAGAGCTCGCCGGACAAGACCGGCTCTTCTTGAAAATCGAGGCTCTGCCTTGA